The following are encoded together in the Diabrotica undecimpunctata isolate CICGRU chromosome 7, icDiaUnde3, whole genome shotgun sequence genome:
- the LOC140446333 gene encoding uncharacterized protein: MPRTPKRILGSRRYADYTQETLQECLHEIRRGEISHRRAEEKYKIPRRTILNKLKGKHSKTPGRQNVFTPGEENQFVNCLIYMGEYGFSINTTELRNIIKNYLKRCGRDVKIFKDNFPGEDWIKKFMVRHPEISPRFAENIKRVRAGVDENILRGFFENLAVELDGVPPTNIWNCDETNLTEYPGKKKVIVKRGCKYPELIRNASKTSVSIMFCGNGEGELLPPYVVYRAAKMWTTWAENRPKGCRYNANSSGWFNANIFADWLEFQLVPRFRKLNGKKVLLCDNLSYILQYMHFNSVVKTTFI, translated from the coding sequence ATGCCTAGAACACCTAAAAGAATACTAGGATCACGGCGCTATGCTGACTATACACAAGAAACCCTACAAGAGTGTTTACATGAAATAAGAAGAGGTGAAATCTCACACAGAAGGgcagaagaaaaatataagattCCAAGAAGGactattttaaataaacttaaagggAAACATTCCAAAACGCCAGGGAGGCAAAACGTATTTACTCCCGGCGAAGAAAACCAATTTGTCAATTGCCTGATTTATATGGGAGAGTATGGGTTCTCTATTAACACAACTGAACTGAGAAAcattatcaaaaattatttaaaacgttGTGGAAGAGATGTCAAAATTTTCAAGGATAACTTCCCTGGAGAGGATTGGATCAAAAAATTTATGGTCAGACATCCTGAAATTTCCCCACGTTTTGCAGAAAACATTAAACGTGTACGAGCAGGAGTTGACGAAAACATATTGAGAGGCTTTTTCGAAAATCTGGCAGTCGAGTTAGACGGCGTTCCTCCAACAAATATATGGAATTGTGATGAAACTAATCTCACTGAATATCCCGGCAAAAAGAAAGTCATTGTCAAGAGAGGTTGCAAGTATCCAGAACTAATTAGAAACGCTTCAAAGACCTCTGTGTCCATTATGTTCTGTGGAAACGGCGAAGGTGAACTTTTACCGCCCTATGTTGTTTACCGGGCTGCTAAAATGTGGACTACTTGGGCTGAGAATAGGCCAAAAGGATGCCGTTACAACGCTAATAGTTCTGGATGGTtcaatgcaaatatttttgcagATTGGCTTGAATTCCAGTTGGTACCTAGGTTTAGGAAGCTGAATGGTAAAAAGGTATTACTATGCGACAACCTCTCTTACATATTACAGTACATGCACTTCAACTCTGTCGTGAAAACGACATTCATTTAA